From one Microbulbifer sp. A4B17 genomic stretch:
- the pcnB gene encoding polynucleotide adenylyltransferase PcnB, which yields MAAVNIDSRMLNNLISSIKRWRKPASKGPRVIARNDHNISRREISRAALTVMKRLQDAGYQAYIVGGGVRDLMLGGHPKDFDVATDATPEQAKVLFRGARIVGRRFRILHARIGREVIEVTTFRGHHSDGEDHEAKQSEHGMLLRDNVYGDLESDAMRRDFTVNALYYTTKGFEIHDYTGGVEDIEKRLIRMIGSPEVRYKEDPVRMLRAVRFAAKLNFTIEGKTEAPLHELAPLLRNIAPARLFDEILKLLMSGHGERTFELLRQYQLWQHLFPDNAAQIEANSAALVLSQQALRNTDKRIRADMRVTPAFLYAALLWPAVSTEQQKLIAKGTPPAPALAQAAQKITSSQLAHTAIPKRFSIPMREIWDLQQRLPQRGGSRAQRLAEHPRFRAAYDFLLLREESGEIEAGLGKWWTDFQQADDDQRQQMVRKLQRTGSGGRRNRNSRGRRRKPRAEQ from the coding sequence ATGGCAGCAGTCAACATAGACAGCCGTATGCTCAACAACCTGATTAGTAGTATCAAACGCTGGCGCAAGCCAGCCAGTAAAGGCCCCAGGGTTATCGCCCGCAACGACCACAATATCTCGCGCCGGGAGATCAGCCGCGCGGCCTTAACGGTTATGAAGCGCCTGCAGGATGCCGGATACCAGGCGTATATCGTGGGTGGGGGCGTACGGGACCTGATGCTCGGCGGTCACCCCAAGGATTTCGATGTCGCCACCGATGCCACCCCGGAACAGGCCAAGGTGCTGTTTCGTGGCGCCCGCATCGTCGGTCGTCGCTTTCGCATTCTCCACGCTCGCATAGGCCGCGAGGTCATCGAAGTCACTACTTTCCGCGGCCACCACAGCGACGGTGAGGACCACGAGGCCAAACAGTCCGAGCACGGTATGCTCCTGCGGGACAATGTCTATGGCGACCTGGAAAGTGATGCCATGCGCCGGGATTTCACGGTCAACGCGCTCTACTACACCACCAAAGGTTTTGAAATCCACGACTACACCGGCGGTGTCGAGGATATTGAAAAGCGCCTGATTCGAATGATCGGCTCGCCTGAAGTCCGCTATAAGGAAGACCCTGTGCGTATGCTGCGCGCAGTGCGCTTCGCCGCCAAACTGAATTTCACTATTGAGGGCAAGACCGAAGCTCCCCTGCATGAATTGGCGCCTCTATTACGCAATATTGCCCCGGCACGCCTGTTCGATGAGATTCTCAAGCTGCTGATGAGTGGCCACGGCGAGCGCACCTTTGAGCTGCTGCGCCAGTACCAGCTCTGGCAACACCTCTTTCCGGATAATGCTGCACAGATTGAGGCCAACAGCGCAGCTCTGGTGCTGTCCCAGCAAGCCCTGCGCAATACCGACAAACGTATTCGTGCCGATATGCGTGTTACCCCAGCTTTCCTCTATGCCGCCCTGCTGTGGCCTGCGGTGAGCACCGAACAACAAAAGCTGATTGCCAAGGGCACCCCGCCAGCGCCGGCGCTGGCCCAGGCGGCACAAAAGATTACCAGTTCACAGCTGGCCCACACAGCTATCCCCAAGCGTTTCTCAATCCCCATGCGCGAAATCTGGGACCTGCAACAGCGACTGCCCCAGCGCGGTGGCAGTCGTGCCCAACGCCTGGCGGAGCACCCCCGTTTCCGCGCCGCCTACGACTTCCTGTTACTTCGGGAGGAGAGTGGTGAGATTGAAGCGGGCCTGGGCAAATGGTGGACCGATTTCCAACAGGCCGACGATGATCAGCGCCAGCAAATGGTGCGCAAGCTACAGCGCACAGGCAGTGGTGGGCGCCGCAACCGCAACTCTCGCGGCCGCCGCCGCAAGCCGAGAGCAGAACAATAA
- the folK gene encoding 2-amino-4-hydroxy-6-hydroxymethyldihydropteridine diphosphokinase translates to METVYIGLGSNLAEPGQQLRSALSAMEQIPSTELLGYSSFYRSAPIGPGDQPDYINAVAALKTALSPLALLEQLQSIELSHGRERSIRWGARTLDLDILLFGQSQIDEPRLQVPHPRMAERNFVLLPLSELAPAMELPGLGTLPALLQGCPDNRLEKV, encoded by the coding sequence ATGGAAACCGTCTATATCGGCTTGGGCAGTAACCTGGCGGAACCCGGACAACAACTGCGCAGTGCCCTGTCAGCCATGGAACAAATCCCCAGTACAGAATTATTGGGGTATTCGAGCTTTTACCGAAGCGCTCCGATCGGCCCCGGCGACCAACCTGATTACATCAATGCTGTCGCAGCACTGAAAACAGCACTGTCCCCGCTGGCACTACTGGAGCAGCTCCAATCTATCGAGCTGTCCCACGGGCGCGAGCGCTCCATCCGCTGGGGCGCCCGCACCCTGGACCTGGATATCCTGTTGTTTGGCCAGTCTCAAATCGATGAGCCCCGCCTACAGGTCCCACACCCGCGCATGGCCGAGCGCAACTTCGTACTGCTACCCCTTTCTGAGTTGGCTCCCGCGATGGAACTGCCCGGATTGGGAACCTTGCCAGCACTCTTACAGGGCTGCCCGGATAACCGCCTGGAAAAGGTTTGA
- a CDS encoding deoxynucleoside kinase produces MVIEKPETSTAEFNLSDKKPPKFIAVEGNIGVGKTTLAKKLASTFNYDTLLELPEENPFLERFYRDPKNAALPTQLHFLLQRSQQIQALRQDDIFEPVRVSDFLIEKDQLFAEVTLDKDELHLYQQVYKHLTLEAPKPDLVIYLQAPVEVLQARIRNRGIPSEQAISHEYLATLNNAYTRFFHFYDEAPLLIVNTEEIDIVDSSEDYQQLVEYLFTITSGRHYYNPGS; encoded by the coding sequence GTGGTTATCGAAAAACCCGAGACCAGCACAGCTGAATTCAACCTGTCTGATAAAAAACCGCCGAAGTTTATCGCGGTGGAAGGCAATATTGGTGTGGGCAAAACCACACTGGCAAAGAAGCTGGCCTCAACATTCAATTACGACACACTGTTGGAATTACCCGAAGAAAACCCTTTTTTGGAGCGTTTCTACCGGGACCCCAAAAATGCTGCACTGCCCACACAGCTGCACTTTCTCCTACAGCGATCACAACAGATCCAGGCGCTACGGCAGGACGATATCTTTGAGCCAGTGCGGGTATCGGACTTTTTAATCGAAAAGGACCAGCTGTTTGCTGAAGTCACACTGGATAAGGATGAGCTGCACCTGTACCAACAGGTATACAAGCACCTCACTTTAGAAGCCCCCAAACCGGACCTGGTGATCTATTTGCAAGCGCCCGTAGAGGTACTGCAGGCCAGAATCCGCAATCGAGGTATCCCGTCAGAGCAGGCAATAAGCCATGAGTACCTCGCCACCCTCAATAACGCCTACACCCGTTTTTTCCACTTTTACGATGAAGCGCCTCTACTCATCGTCAACACTGAAGAGATCGACATTGTCGATAGCTCAGAGGATTACCAACAGCTGGTCGAATATCTGTTCACGATTACCAGTGGCCGGCACTATTACAACCCAGGAAGTTAA
- the panB gene encoding 3-methyl-2-oxobutanoate hydroxymethyltransferase, with the protein MYAPSELEKLVTVQTLRKMKASGEKFITVALYDAPMAAMAQKSGVETLLVGDSLGMTVLGYDSTVPVTMEQMIYHVEAVARGNKKSLIMGDMPFMTYATSEQALTNATRIMQAGAHMVKIEGGAWLADTVKILTDRGIPVCAHLGLTPQSVHKLGGYRVQGRDEEHAKQILEDALLLDEAGADLLVLECVPADLAKRITESVSMPTIGIGAGRDCDAQVLVINDILGLTEKPPKFSKNFLVEAEDIPGALRKYAEDVKLGSFPGEEHIFK; encoded by the coding sequence ATGTATGCACCCTCTGAATTAGAAAAGCTCGTAACCGTTCAAACCCTGCGAAAAATGAAAGCGAGTGGCGAGAAGTTTATTACCGTTGCTCTCTACGATGCCCCCATGGCTGCGATGGCGCAAAAGTCCGGGGTTGAGACGCTGCTTGTCGGTGATTCCCTGGGCATGACCGTGCTGGGTTACGACAGCACCGTGCCAGTGACCATGGAGCAAATGATTTACCATGTCGAGGCGGTAGCGCGCGGCAATAAGAAGTCCCTGATTATGGGGGATATGCCGTTTATGACTTACGCTACTTCGGAGCAGGCACTGACCAATGCCACCCGAATCATGCAGGCCGGCGCCCACATGGTGAAGATTGAGGGGGGCGCCTGGTTAGCCGACACTGTTAAGATCCTGACTGACCGGGGTATTCCCGTTTGCGCCCACCTGGGCCTAACGCCCCAGTCAGTGCACAAGCTGGGTGGCTATCGCGTTCAGGGGCGCGATGAGGAGCACGCCAAGCAAATTTTGGAAGACGCCCTGCTGCTCGACGAGGCCGGTGCCGACCTGTTGGTGTTGGAATGTGTACCCGCCGACCTGGCAAAGCGTATTACCGAATCCGTATCCATGCCCACCATCGGTATAGGTGCAGGTCGCGACTGCGATGCCCAGGTATTGGTCATCAACGACATTCTCGGCCTCACTGAAAAGCCACCTAAATTTTCCAAAAACTTCCTGGTGGAAGCCGAGGATATTCCCGGAGCCCTGCGCAAATACGCCGAGGACGTCAAGCTGGGCTCTTTCCCCGGCGAGGAACACATTTTTAAATAA
- a CDS encoding acyl-CoA thioesterase II, giving the protein MTFDQLIQDWLSAKGASSVPEGWTQGRATFGGLVAAMLYEQMASELPSDSSLRSFTTSFVGPVAPGAINTCADVLRAGRSVTQVQGHLDQDGAVMLAGLASFGRGRESSVLAKGPSAPDYPTPDKCLPLPYIEGVVPEFTQKFDYRIACGGLPFSGAKERVLGGWVRFKDGSEGRTGISHLLALIDAWPPATLPMMKEPAPASSLTWTVEFMEPLPECTASDWWQYEAEVEQAEDGYAVIQARLWDADGHLTALSRQMVTIFG; this is encoded by the coding sequence ATGACTTTCGACCAACTTATCCAGGATTGGCTTTCAGCTAAAGGTGCCTCTTCTGTGCCCGAAGGCTGGACCCAGGGGCGGGCCACATTTGGCGGCCTTGTAGCCGCGATGCTGTATGAGCAAATGGCTTCAGAACTGCCTTCTGACAGCAGCTTACGCTCTTTTACTACCTCATTCGTAGGCCCGGTTGCCCCGGGGGCGATTAACACCTGCGCAGATGTCCTTCGCGCAGGTCGCTCTGTCACCCAGGTGCAGGGGCACCTCGATCAGGATGGTGCCGTTATGCTGGCGGGCCTCGCCAGTTTTGGCCGGGGCAGGGAGTCATCAGTTCTCGCCAAAGGTCCCTCAGCACCGGATTACCCTACCCCGGATAAATGCCTGCCCCTGCCCTATATCGAAGGTGTAGTGCCGGAGTTCACACAGAAGTTCGATTACCGCATCGCTTGTGGGGGCCTCCCTTTCAGCGGCGCGAAAGAGAGAGTTTTAGGTGGGTGGGTACGATTTAAGGATGGCAGTGAAGGCCGTACCGGTATCAGCCACTTACTCGCACTGATCGATGCCTGGCCACCGGCGACACTCCCGATGATGAAGGAGCCGGCTCCCGCCAGCTCATTAACATGGACAGTGGAGTTTATGGAGCCACTTCCAGAGTGCACCGCTTCTGATTGGTGGCAATACGAGGCCGAAGTGGAACAGGCCGAGGATGGCTACGCAGTAATACAGGCCCGCTTGTGGGATGCCGATGGGCATTTAACCGCCCTGTCCCGCCAAATGGTCACTATCTTTGGTTAA
- a CDS encoding endonuclease/exonuclease/phosphatase family protein, giving the protein MIKRIFISLTLLFSYPAAAADFEDVWDAITSCNWFEFIDDVDDTGSKDLDGYEYGDTEFADASSGSFDMIVYNMDGFLECIGGNSKSEFKQIINTFDSNPKDLWLMQEAWNKTKANYLDDDDKLDNNTVPYRSKHWKGTGTSFGNGLLTFSKFPFDRDNRDDDDYTFATYEEETFDKCAGNDCDTEKGFTVAKVEVTKNFHVHVYNTHMDAGRQDDDLNAKAKQLDQIADMIVAHSSDATVILAGDFNMAFDENDDDWRGANYQAWKDFFAKTGGKHACQYMLSGNDTSLEACADELQDDTDHVVVINNNPNYTLDVTNYYIGSSEYTGLSDHDPVFVDFSWVKH; this is encoded by the coding sequence ATGATAAAAAGAATATTTATTTCCCTCACACTTTTATTCAGCTATCCCGCTGCCGCTGCAGATTTTGAGGATGTATGGGATGCAATTACCTCATGCAACTGGTTTGAATTTATTGATGATGTCGATGATACCGGTTCAAAAGACCTGGATGGCTATGAATACGGTGATACTGAGTTTGCCGACGCCAGCTCAGGCAGCTTTGACATGATCGTCTACAACATGGATGGTTTCTTGGAGTGTATTGGCGGCAATAGCAAGTCTGAGTTCAAGCAAATTATTAACACTTTTGACAGCAACCCCAAAGACCTCTGGCTAATGCAGGAAGCCTGGAACAAAACCAAAGCCAATTATTTGGACGACGACGATAAGCTCGATAACAATACAGTTCCCTATCGCTCCAAACACTGGAAAGGCACTGGTACCAGCTTCGGCAATGGCCTGCTGACCTTCTCCAAGTTTCCGTTTGATCGCGATAACCGCGACGACGACGACTACACCTTTGCCACTTATGAAGAGGAAACTTTTGACAAGTGCGCCGGCAACGACTGTGATACCGAAAAAGGCTTTACGGTGGCAAAAGTTGAAGTGACCAAAAACTTCCATGTCCATGTGTATAACACCCATATGGATGCAGGGCGCCAAGACGATGATCTAAATGCCAAGGCCAAGCAACTCGACCAGATTGCTGACATGATTGTCGCCCATTCAAGCGATGCCACAGTTATCCTGGCCGGTGACTTCAATATGGCATTTGATGAAAATGATGACGACTGGCGGGGCGCCAACTACCAGGCCTGGAAGGATTTTTTTGCCAAGACCGGCGGCAAACATGCGTGCCAATATATGCTGTCTGGCAACGATACCAGCCTGGAAGCCTGTGCCGATGAGCTTCAGGATGATACCGATCATGTAGTCGTCATTAACAACAATCCCAATTACACTCTGGATGTAACCAACTACTACATTGGCTCTTCGGAGTACACAGGACTGAGCGATCACGATCCTGTATTTGTAGACTTCTCATGGGTTAAGCACTAA
- a CDS encoding zinc transporter ZntB, with protein sequence METGLVYAVLLDRKGSGRELSWAEVKSWQPSQGILWLHFDYDSTESAEWLQQDSGLTTTAIETLSAKTVRPSVMTVDQGLILAMYGIERKSKPRAKDMIAIRIWAEENRIISTGRRKLLSEDDLLSRLRNGFGPRGTSALLMSLADLLVLRMCDRAEDFEEKIDDLENLLLDRGGAELSSLLVRLRKRTIVLRRYLCLQREVLGRLQQESLSWFDEHSHALLGEVIDRLQRHIDDIDTVRERAAIAQEELLSRTSDQLNSRMYVLSVVAAVFLPLSFLTGLFGINVGGIPWGQSSLGFIAFCIMLTIALAGQIALFYWKKWL encoded by the coding sequence ATGGAAACTGGTCTGGTCTACGCAGTCTTACTTGATCGCAAAGGCTCGGGTCGGGAGCTTTCCTGGGCGGAGGTGAAATCCTGGCAACCAAGCCAGGGAATTCTCTGGTTGCATTTTGACTACGACAGCACTGAGAGCGCCGAGTGGCTGCAACAGGATAGTGGGCTCACAACTACGGCGATAGAGACCCTGTCTGCGAAGACAGTACGCCCCAGTGTGATGACTGTGGATCAGGGACTGATATTGGCTATGTACGGTATTGAGCGAAAGTCCAAACCACGTGCAAAGGATATGATCGCTATCCGTATTTGGGCTGAGGAAAATCGTATTATTAGTACCGGCCGACGGAAGTTACTTTCAGAGGATGATTTGCTTTCTCGCTTGCGCAACGGCTTTGGTCCCCGTGGAACTTCGGCTCTTTTGATGTCACTGGCAGATCTATTGGTCCTGCGTATGTGTGATCGGGCCGAAGACTTCGAAGAAAAGATAGATGACCTGGAAAACCTGCTGTTGGATAGGGGAGGGGCGGAACTCTCTTCCTTATTGGTTCGTCTGCGCAAGAGAACTATCGTATTGCGACGTTACTTGTGCCTGCAGAGGGAAGTGCTCGGACGTTTGCAGCAGGAATCCCTGTCCTGGTTTGATGAGCATAGCCACGCCCTTTTGGGTGAGGTAATTGATCGATTGCAGCGCCATATTGATGATATCGATACAGTACGAGAGCGCGCAGCAATCGCCCAGGAGGAATTATTGAGCCGCACTTCGGATCAGTTGAATAGCCGTATGTATGTGCTGTCGGTGGTGGCGGCGGTTTTTCTGCCGCTGAGTTTTCTCACAGGATTGTTTGGGATAAATGTCGGCGGTATTCCCTGGGGGCAATCCTCACTGGGGTTTATCGCTTTTTGTATTATGTTGACAATTGCATTAGCAGGGCAGATCGCTTTATTTTACTGGAAAAAGTGGCTGTAA
- a CDS encoding GFA family protein, translating to MSKINTELRGGCHCGAVRYRARHERNSGEKLVALACNCSMCEKVGFLHVIIPAENFELESGEGYLNCYTFNTGVAKHLFCRHCGVKSFYVPRSNPDGYSLNARCFDKRPRDLEVKPFDGQNWEQNAAEMAHLSK from the coding sequence GTGAGTAAAATCAATACCGAACTTCGCGGAGGCTGCCACTGTGGTGCCGTTCGCTATAGGGCCAGGCATGAGCGCAACTCAGGGGAGAAACTGGTAGCCCTTGCGTGCAATTGCTCCATGTGTGAGAAGGTGGGTTTTTTGCACGTCATTATTCCCGCTGAAAACTTTGAGTTGGAATCAGGGGAAGGATATCTGAATTGTTATACCTTTAATACTGGGGTGGCCAAGCATTTGTTTTGCCGCCACTGTGGGGTTAAGTCTTTTTACGTGCCGCGCTCCAATCCCGATGGATATAGTCTTAATGCGCGCTGTTTCGACAAGCGGCCAAGGGACCTGGAAGTAAAACCTTTTGATGGTCAAAACTGGGAGCAGAATGCTGCGGAGATGGCCCATCTCAGCAAGTAA
- the pnp gene encoding polyribonucleotide nucleotidyltransferase, translating to MNPVSKTFQYGQHQVTIETGRIARQASGAALVSMGETVVLCTVVGAKEMKAGQDFFPLSVHYQEKAYAAGKIPGGFFKREGRPSEKETLTSRLIDRPIRPLFPNGFMNEVQVMCTVLSAEKDMDPDIAAMIGTSAALSVSGIPFAGPIGAARVGYTQQDGYLLNPGYQALKSSELDMVVAGTKDAVLMVESEAQELPEDIMLGAVLYAHQEMQAIIKVCEELKAEAGKPQWDWQAPAENTELKAALDAQFGEKVAEAYRITNKQERSTRLAELRSEAAEALATEEVPADEVKSYFGKLEKKLVRGSVVRGEPRIDGRDSKTVRPITVEVGALPKSHGSALFTRGETQALVVATLGSTGDAQIIDALEGERKDYFMLHYNFPPYSVGEAGRVGATGRREIGHGRLARRGIAAVLPSPDSFPYTVRVVSEITESNGSSSMASVCGSSLALMDAGVPLKAPVAGIAMGLVKEDEGYAVLTDILGDEDHLGDMDFKVAGTASGVTALQMDIKIEGITEEIMETALEQALQARLHILAEMNKVIDSSRTTVNENAPRYATLKIHPDKIRDVIGKGGATIRSITEETGASIDIEDDGTIKVFGEDGESLEAAVTRIEEITAEAEIGAIYEGTVVRIVDFGAFVNFLPGKDGLVHISQIAEERVNAVTDYLTEGEKVKVKVLDVDQRGRIKLSIKEAKADAAAAEEAKQASDEA from the coding sequence GTGAATCCAGTAAGCAAAACTTTCCAATACGGACAACACCAAGTCACCATCGAGACCGGCCGCATCGCGCGCCAGGCTTCCGGTGCTGCCCTGGTTAGCATGGGTGAGACCGTCGTCCTGTGTACTGTTGTCGGCGCTAAAGAAATGAAAGCCGGCCAGGACTTCTTCCCGCTGTCCGTGCACTACCAGGAAAAAGCCTACGCGGCTGGCAAAATTCCCGGTGGTTTCTTCAAGCGTGAAGGCCGCCCGTCTGAAAAAGAAACTCTGACTTCCCGTCTGATCGACCGCCCGATCCGCCCGCTGTTCCCGAACGGCTTTATGAACGAAGTTCAGGTGATGTGTACCGTTCTCTCCGCTGAGAAGGACATGGACCCGGATATCGCCGCCATGATCGGTACCTCCGCAGCGCTGTCTGTTTCCGGTATTCCTTTCGCGGGCCCAATCGGTGCTGCGCGCGTGGGTTACACCCAGCAAGACGGCTACCTGCTGAACCCGGGCTACCAGGCTCTGAAGTCCTCCGAGCTGGACATGGTCGTTGCCGGTACCAAAGACGCCGTACTGATGGTGGAGTCCGAAGCCCAGGAGCTGCCGGAAGACATCATGCTGGGTGCCGTACTCTACGCACACCAAGAAATGCAGGCCATTATCAAGGTTTGTGAAGAGCTGAAAGCGGAAGCGGGCAAGCCCCAGTGGGACTGGCAGGCTCCGGCAGAAAACACCGAGCTGAAAGCTGCCCTGGACGCTCAGTTTGGTGAGAAGGTTGCTGAAGCCTACCGCATCACCAACAAGCAGGAGCGCAGCACCCGCCTGGCGGAACTGCGCAGTGAAGCTGCTGAAGCCCTGGCTACTGAAGAAGTACCCGCTGATGAAGTGAAGAGCTACTTCGGCAAGCTTGAGAAGAAGCTGGTGCGCGGTTCTGTAGTACGCGGCGAGCCCCGTATCGACGGCCGTGACAGCAAAACTGTACGCCCGATCACTGTGGAAGTTGGCGCTCTGCCCAAGTCCCACGGTTCCGCGTTGTTCACCCGTGGTGAGACCCAGGCTCTGGTAGTGGCTACCCTAGGTTCCACCGGCGATGCACAGATCATCGATGCCTTGGAAGGTGAGCGCAAAGACTACTTTATGCTGCACTACAACTTCCCTCCCTACTCTGTAGGTGAAGCGGGTCGTGTAGGTGCTACCGGTCGTCGCGAAATCGGTCACGGTCGCCTGGCTCGTCGCGGTATTGCTGCGGTTTTGCCGAGCCCAGACAGCTTCCCCTACACCGTGCGCGTGGTTTCCGAGATCACTGAATCCAACGGTTCCAGCTCAATGGCTTCCGTATGTGGTTCTAGCCTGGCGCTGATGGATGCGGGTGTTCCGCTGAAGGCACCGGTAGCCGGTATCGCTATGGGCCTGGTGAAGGAAGACGAAGGCTATGCGGTTCTGACCGACATCCTCGGTGACGAAGACCACCTTGGCGATATGGACTTCAAAGTAGCGGGTACCGCCTCTGGTGTGACCGCGCTGCAGATGGATATCAAGATCGAAGGTATTACCGAAGAGATCATGGAAACCGCTCTGGAGCAGGCCCTGCAAGCGCGTCTGCACATCCTGGCGGAAATGAACAAGGTGATCGACTCTTCCCGTACCACGGTGAATGAGAATGCACCGCGCTATGCGACCCTGAAGATCCATCCGGACAAGATCCGCGACGTGATCGGTAAGGGTGGTGCGACTATCCGCTCCATCACTGAAGAGACTGGCGCCTCCATCGATATCGAAGACGATGGTACTATCAAGGTCTTCGGTGAAGACGGTGAGAGCCTGGAAGCTGCGGTAACCCGCATCGAGGAAATCACTGCGGAAGCTGAGATCGGCGCTATCTACGAGGGCACCGTGGTGCGTATCGTGGACTTCGGTGCGTTCGTTAACTTCCTGCCGGGCAAAGACGGTCTGGTGCATATCTCCCAGATCGCTGAAGAGCGAGTAAATGCAGTAACTGATTACCTGACTGAAGGTGAGAAGGTTAAGGTTAAGGTACTCGATGTTGACCAGCGTGGACGTATCAAGCTTTCTATCAAGGAAGCCAAGGCCGACGCAGCTGCCGCTGAAGAAGCCAAGCAGGCTTCTGACGAAGCTTAA
- the rpsO gene encoding 30S ribosomal protein S15, with amino-acid sequence MALSAVEKAAILKEHGQSEGDTGSPEVQVALLTANINKLQGHFSAHKQDHHSRRGLIRMVNQRRKLLDYLKRKDLSRYAQLIAKLGLRR; translated from the coding sequence ATGGCACTGTCTGCAGTAGAAAAAGCAGCAATCCTGAAAGAGCACGGCCAATCTGAAGGCGACACCGGTTCTCCGGAAGTCCAGGTAGCCCTGCTGACTGCCAACATCAACAAACTGCAGGGTCACTTCTCTGCGCACAAGCAGGATCACCACTCTCGCCGTGGTCTGATCCGCATGGTAAACCAGCGCCGCAAGTTGCTGGATTACCTGAAGCGTAAGGATCTGAGTCGCTACGCACAGCTGATCGCTAAGCTCGGCCTGCGTCGCTAA
- the truB gene encoding tRNA pseudouridine(55) synthase TruB has protein sequence MGRRPKWGRPVHGVLLLNKPAGITANDALQKAKRLFFANRAGHTGALDPLATGVLPICFGEATKFSQYLLDADKRYRSTFVFGMTTASGDADGDVLETKDASGLTEEAVLKAMEAFRGPIKQVPSMYSALKHKGQPLYKLARQGLEVEREAREVEIFEFELLSFTPGAQPRAEVEVHCSKGTYIRSIAEDLGQALGVGAYVEELHRSAAGPYVEADSVTLDELTAERGEGMAEELDHHLLSVDSPASSLPKLTLPDESGYYVRQGQPVMDLQVYRIGEEGDMVRLFLENGDFLGVGEITDDGCVAPRRLVSST, from the coding sequence ATGGGCCGCAGACCAAAATGGGGCCGGCCGGTTCACGGCGTGCTGTTATTGAACAAGCCCGCCGGGATTACCGCCAACGACGCCCTGCAAAAAGCCAAACGACTCTTTTTCGCCAATCGCGCCGGTCATACCGGAGCGCTGGACCCCCTGGCAACCGGCGTGTTGCCGATCTGTTTCGGCGAAGCGACCAAGTTCTCCCAGTACCTACTCGATGCGGACAAGCGCTATCGCAGTACTTTTGTTTTCGGTATGACTACAGCCAGTGGCGATGCCGATGGCGATGTACTGGAAACTAAAGATGCTTCCGGTTTGACCGAAGAAGCTGTGCTGAAGGCGATGGAAGCCTTTCGCGGTCCCATCAAGCAAGTGCCGTCCATGTACTCGGCCCTCAAGCACAAGGGGCAGCCGCTGTATAAGTTGGCACGCCAGGGCTTGGAAGTGGAGCGCGAGGCGCGGGAAGTAGAGATTTTTGAATTTGAACTGCTGAGCTTCACACCGGGCGCCCAGCCCCGTGCAGAAGTTGAGGTTCATTGCTCCAAGGGCACTTATATTCGCAGTATTGCCGAAGACCTGGGCCAGGCCCTGGGTGTTGGTGCCTATGTGGAAGAGTTACACCGCAGCGCCGCCGGTCCCTACGTCGAGGCCGATTCAGTGACCCTGGATGAACTCACCGCGGAGCGCGGTGAGGGTATGGCGGAGGAGTTGGATCACCACCTGTTATCGGTGGATTCTCCCGCCTCTTCGCTACCCAAACTCACCCTTCCGGACGAGTCTGGTTACTATGTGCGTCAGGGGCAGCCGGTAATGGATTTGCAGGTCTACCGTATCGGTGAAGAAGGTGATATGGTGCGCCTCTTCCTGGAAAATGGCGATTTTCTGGGCGTAGGAGAAATTACTGACGACGGGTGCGTAGCGCCTCGGCGTCTGGTAAGTAGTACTTAA
- the rbfA gene encoding 30S ribosome-binding factor RbfA, whose translation MAREFHRADRVADAMRRELAQLIQHEIRDPRLGMINVNDVEVSRDLTVAKVFVTLVGEDDRSKINTSIEVLNKAAGFLRTQLARAIQIRTIPRLHFRYDETSVRGQALSALIDKAVKEDRKHQDDDSDSNED comes from the coding sequence ATCGCGCAGACCGCGTCGCCGACGCCATGCGCCGCGAGCTGGCCCAGCTGATCCAACACGAGATTCGCGATCCTCGTCTGGGTATGATCAACGTCAATGATGTTGAAGTCAGCCGCGACTTAACCGTTGCTAAAGTTTTTGTCACCCTGGTGGGTGAGGATGATCGCAGCAAAATTAATACCTCTATCGAAGTGCTGAATAAAGCCGCCGGCTTTTTGCGCACGCAGCTCGCGCGTGCAATCCAGATTCGCACTATTCCCCGTTTGCACTTCCGCTACGACGAGACCTCGGTGCGCGGCCAGGCACTGTCTGCCCTGATCGACAAGGCGGTGAAAGAAGATCGCAAACACCAAGACGACGATAGCGACTCCAACGAAGATTAA